The following proteins are encoded in a genomic region of Sulfurimonas sp. HSL3-7:
- a CDS encoding polysaccharide biosynthesis/export family protein: MFLRVVSLFLLHVCALAAIELSSATAVSEEVDASRIETSAKVFGHNLFNGSFASNTQFRYNPNYRINIGDTINVKIWGAIEIEAALTVDSQGNIFIPKVGTLRVMGTRNDELSRKLQNAIKKEFRSNVYVYADLVSYQAVSVFVTGAVNKPGLYEGLSSDSVLQFIDKAKGINAETGSYRNILILRENREVKALDLYKFMLSGDLELFQFQMGDVIVVDSVRNYLEITGDVKRPYRYELKSPYTTLGMVKKVVLPNPTSTNVIVTRWNQDNEQSAQIYKISENEELKLYAGESVEFIPDHQAQSLTINIEGEHADTHRLVVPKGTTLKELYSRIRMSPLSDSSSFQLFRKSVATQQKELISASLDDLEAKTLTTGSMTGEEAVIRKQEAALVLNFIERARKVEPKGQVVINRDTNLSRVVLENEDTIFIPKKSHMVLVQGEVQLPGAQTFVESLHFKDYIDACGGYSFRADRRQVLIIHKNGSVTPYDAGAWFAGDASVEPGDSILVLGKVDTKYLQAIKDITQIIYQIAVGAAVVIRY; this comes from the coding sequence ATGTTTTTACGCGTTGTTTCACTGTTTCTTCTCCATGTCTGCGCTCTGGCAGCGATAGAGCTCTCAAGCGCCACTGCAGTCTCCGAAGAGGTGGATGCATCCAGGATCGAGACCTCCGCAAAGGTCTTCGGTCACAACCTCTTCAACGGCAGTTTCGCCTCGAACACGCAGTTTCGTTACAACCCCAACTACCGCATCAACATCGGCGATACGATCAATGTCAAGATCTGGGGTGCCATCGAGATCGAGGCTGCCCTCACCGTCGATTCGCAGGGTAACATCTTCATCCCCAAGGTCGGGACGCTGCGGGTGATGGGCACGCGCAACGACGAGCTCAGCCGGAAGCTGCAGAATGCGATAAAAAAGGAGTTCCGCAGCAATGTCTATGTCTATGCCGACCTTGTCTCCTACCAGGCGGTCAGCGTCTTCGTGACGGGGGCCGTCAACAAGCCCGGGCTCTACGAGGGGCTTTCATCGGACTCGGTCCTGCAGTTCATCGACAAGGCGAAAGGGATCAACGCCGAGACCGGAAGTTACCGCAACATCCTGATATTGCGCGAAAACAGGGAGGTCAAAGCGCTTGACCTCTACAAGTTCATGCTCAGCGGCGACCTCGAGCTCTTCCAGTTCCAGATGGGCGACGTCATCGTCGTCGACAGTGTCCGCAACTACCTCGAGATCACGGGCGATGTCAAGCGCCCCTACCGCTACGAACTGAAGTCGCCCTACACGACCCTCGGCATGGTCAAGAAGGTGGTGCTGCCGAACCCGACATCGACCAATGTCATCGTCACCCGCTGGAACCAGGACAACGAGCAGAGCGCGCAGATCTACAAGATATCGGAGAACGAGGAGCTCAAGCTCTATGCCGGCGAGAGCGTCGAGTTCATCCCCGACCACCAGGCGCAGAGCCTTACGATCAACATCGAGGGGGAACATGCCGACACCCACCGTCTGGTGGTGCCGAAAGGGACGACGCTCAAAGAGCTCTACAGCCGCATCCGCATGTCGCCGCTCTCCGACAGCAGCTCCTTTCAGCTCTTCAGGAAAAGTGTCGCCACGCAGCAGAAGGAGCTGATCAGCGCCTCTCTGGACGACCTGGAGGCAAAGACCCTTACAACGGGTTCCATGACGGGCGAAGAGGCCGTCATTAGAAAACAGGAGGCCGCGCTGGTGCTGAACTTCATCGAGCGGGCCAGGAAGGTGGAGCCCAAAGGGCAGGTGGTCATTAACAGGGACACGAACCTCTCCCGGGTCGTTCTGGAAAACGAGGACACCATCTTCATACCGAAGAAGAGCCATATGGTCCTTGTGCAGGGTGAGGTGCAGCTGCCCGGTGCACAGACCTTTGTCGAATCGCTGCACTTCAAGGACTACATCGACGCCTGCGGCGGCTACAGTTTCAGAGCCGACAGAAGGCAGGTCCTGATCATCCACAAGAACGGTTCGGTGACCCCCTACGATGCGGGCGCCTGGTTTGCCGGCGACGCTTCGGTCGAACCCGGCGACTCCATCCTGGTGCTGGGCAAGGTCGACACGAAGTACCTCCAGGCCATTAAAGACATCACACAGATCATCTACCAGATCGCCGTCGGCGCGGCGGTCGTCATAAGGTATTAA
- the wecB gene encoding UDP-N-acetylglucosamine 2-epimerase (non-hydrolyzing), with protein MKKVLIVFGTRPEAIKMAPLVKEFEKHADVFDMRVCVTAQHREMLDQVLELFEIKPDYDLNIMKNGQDLYDVTSKVLLGMRDVLDTFKPDVVLVHGDTTTTISTTLAAFYQKIEVGHVEAGLRTGNIYSPWPEEANRLLTTQITKYHFAPTLTNKENLQKEHISDKDIIVTGNTVIDSLFMVRDKIDTDEQLKTDILTKITALGYTPTDDRKLVLVTGHRRENFGDGFLNICNGLKELAQKHQDVDFVYPVHLNPNVQKPVKEILTGIDNVYLIEPLDYLPFVYLLNRCHMILTDSGGVQEEAPSLGKPVLVMRDTTERPEALAAGTVMLVGTNKETIVNSVSRLLEDEVMYKKMAYAHNPYGDGNACRKIVNFLKENI; from the coding sequence TTGAAAAAAGTATTAATAGTTTTTGGAACACGCCCGGAAGCGATCAAGATGGCGCCGCTTGTCAAAGAGTTCGAGAAGCATGCCGATGTGTTCGACATGAGAGTGTGTGTCACTGCGCAGCACCGTGAAATGCTCGACCAGGTGCTTGAACTCTTCGAGATCAAGCCAGATTATGACCTGAACATTATGAAAAACGGGCAGGACCTCTACGATGTGACCTCGAAGGTGCTGTTGGGAATGCGCGATGTCCTTGATACGTTCAAACCTGATGTTGTTTTAGTGCATGGTGACACAACGACAACGATCAGTACTACACTCGCGGCTTTTTATCAAAAGATCGAAGTGGGGCATGTTGAAGCTGGCCTGAGAACAGGAAATATCTATTCACCGTGGCCGGAAGAGGCAAATAGACTTTTAACAACACAGATTACAAAGTATCATTTCGCGCCGACATTGACAAACAAAGAAAACCTGCAAAAAGAGCATATAAGCGATAAAGATATTATCGTGACAGGTAATACTGTCATTGACTCTCTCTTCATGGTAAGAGACAAGATCGATACAGACGAGCAGTTAAAAACAGATATCCTGACAAAGATTACAGCTCTTGGATACACACCGACTGACGATCGAAAACTTGTTCTCGTAACGGGCCATCGCCGCGAAAACTTTGGAGATGGTTTTTTAAATATTTGTAATGGACTCAAAGAACTTGCACAAAAACACCAAGATGTTGATTTTGTCTATCCTGTCCATCTCAACCCGAATGTTCAAAAGCCTGTTAAAGAGATATTGACCGGCATAGATAATGTCTATTTGATAGAACCTTTAGACTATCTGCCGTTCGTTTATCTTTTAAACAGATGTCATATGATCTTGACAGATAGTGGCGGTGTTCAGGAAGAGGCACCTTCATTAGGCAAGCCTGTTCTGGTAATGCGAGATACTACGGAACGACCTGAAGCATTGGCTGCAGGAACGGTCATGCTGGTCGGCACAAACAAAGAGACGATCGTCAACAGTGTCTCAAGACTGTTGGAGGATGAGGTGATGTACAAAAAAATGGCGTATGCACACAACCCATACGGTGATGGGAACGCATGTCGTAAAATCGTAAATTTTTTAAAGGAAAATATATAA
- the wecC gene encoding UDP-N-acetyl-D-mannosamine dehydrogenase: MRFDSVCMVGLGYIGLPTGAVFAKSGIKVKGVDINQHAVDTINQGKIHIEEPGLEALVKEVVDAGMLEAFTTPQKADAFIMAVPTPFKGEDHEPNLDYIESATRSLAKVLEKGNLVVLESTSPVGATEKMAAWIAEERPDLTFPQTHGEDSDIRIAHCPERILPGQMIRELVENDRIIGGMTPKCADYAATLYKTFVEGECSITTARTAEMCKLTENSFRDVNIAFANELSLLCDEMGINVWELIEMANKHPRVSILQPGCGVGGHCIAVDPWFIVHDFPEGARLIKTAREVNDGKPHYVISKVKEAVKNITNPKIACLGLAFKPDIDDLRESPALEITKMLSDVEGFEILAVEPNIDVLPPVLSNRKNIELAPLTEAVEQADVLVVLVKHKEFVALQTLQQVLDFVNI; encoded by the coding sequence ATGAGATTTGATTCAGTCTGTATGGTGGGTTTAGGTTATATCGGTTTGCCGACGGGAGCAGTTTTTGCAAAAAGTGGTATAAAAGTCAAAGGTGTAGACATTAATCAGCACGCTGTCGATACGATCAACCAAGGAAAGATCCACATTGAAGAGCCCGGACTCGAGGCGCTTGTAAAAGAGGTTGTTGATGCCGGTATGTTGGAAGCATTTACAACGCCACAAAAAGCAGATGCTTTTATTATGGCTGTGCCAACACCATTTAAAGGCGAGGATCATGAACCAAACCTTGACTATATAGAGTCAGCTACGAGAAGCCTTGCAAAAGTACTTGAAAAAGGCAACCTTGTAGTTCTTGAGTCAACTTCTCCGGTAGGTGCTACAGAGAAAATGGCTGCATGGATAGCAGAGGAGAGACCAGACCTTACTTTCCCTCAAACACATGGTGAAGACTCAGACATACGCATAGCACATTGCCCGGAAAGAATTTTGCCTGGACAAATGATCAGAGAACTTGTGGAAAATGATCGTATCATCGGCGGTATGACTCCAAAATGTGCAGACTATGCGGCAACGCTTTACAAGACGTTTGTAGAAGGTGAGTGCAGTATTACAACTGCAAGAACAGCAGAGATGTGCAAGCTGACGGAAAACTCTTTTAGAGATGTGAACATTGCTTTCGCAAATGAGCTTAGTTTGCTATGCGATGAGATGGGTATAAATGTTTGGGAACTTATAGAAATGGCAAACAAACACCCAAGGGTAAGCATACTTCAACCTGGGTGCGGAGTAGGTGGACACTGCATAGCAGTTGACCCATGGTTCATTGTGCATGACTTTCCGGAAGGAGCAAGACTTATAAAAACAGCTAGAGAAGTAAATGATGGAAAGCCTCATTATGTGATTTCAAAAGTGAAAGAAGCTGTAAAAAATATAACAAATCCAAAAATCGCTTGTTTGGGTCTTGCTTTCAAGCCGGATATCGACGATCTGCGTGAATCGCCGGCACTGGAGATAACCAAAATGCTTTCAGATGTTGAAGGTTTTGAGATACTTGCAGTGGAACCGAATATCGATGTGCTTCCTCCTGTTTTGAGCAACAGGAAAAATATCGAACTGGCTCCTTTGACAGAGGCGGTAGAACAAGCGGATGTTCTTGTTGTTCTGGTCAAGCATAAAGAATTTGTTGCATTGCAAACTTTGCAGCAAGTATTAGATTTTGTAAATATATAA
- a CDS encoding glycosyltransferase codes for MKLTWLPWYNNNIIQIALTEMAEKNVPKAKVAKNYIEQMKVVWEKEGRQKAEEYIVNSQLPAYHRADLYEALADMESVSMKGRYYLLAYQEDPEYERAAKMFRRIVDAGLLETAKKILEDFERKNYSVQPADLRNVNYARGYVSLYNRLPQLSSGVVKPLEENTHKVMMFLHASLPHHSNGYATRSHAVLTTLLKTSSYSVEGVTRSGYPLDVGIKTFEEKDVVDGVSYSRLSAAHYYDQPMDQYIMTAADEIEERLVEEQPSIVHSASAFYTALPALIAARRLGIPFVYEVRGLWEITRASTLPGWGETERFTLESSLEALVAKEADQVVAITSGLKDELVRRGVDEAKITIIPNAINTEHFKPLEPNEALRKKIGLKDAPTIGYVGSIVDYEGLDDLVEALSLLKRNGVSFNFLLIGDGNALAGIRQKVAELELEDDVFILGRIPHHEVQDHYSLIDITPFPRKPLQVCEMVSPLKPFEAMAQQKTVIASSVDALQEIVQDGKTGLLFEKGNVEDLAAKLSAVLTDKALRERLAEKGKEWVLANRDWSQVATRFDGVYDKAFSINRDRLMSQIEEAKRMRPLSLLVYGDLNLNYVDGSAIWACSLVEMLSGLNHVSVTFLLKADLTHDTLIESLKPLNNVTLISPSETSQKSRMLKPEQAIEVLEELQLQNSFDGVILRGFELNRRAAEKEAFKGRLWPYMIDVFHKKDEWNETILSDVTKIVDASYTVFCQTTYIQEFLEEKIPAAKGKTSLLPPMVPDQPEPKKTFDTGVRAFRIVYAGKFDPLWGTREMLSAFRELRKRKNNVELHVYGDKIHNPPEDPSFRKEIEEALNNTEGLVWHKARPRAEVIAAMRTYDLAWAWRRPELEENTDEVSTKFLEYSSVGLPMLVIGNKITTKLLSEAYPLFVNSYDRLVPTIESVISDPEAIKRASSLVYKASKAFSFSAIRAGYIDDLVAPLRSRETHKSVLFAGHDLKFVERLMAQFANGGYTVLVDKWQGHNKHDEAKSRELLERADIIFCEWCLGNAVWYSHNKLPFQKMFIRFHRQEIETGYPAQVDYAAVDKMTFIVPHMQRKTIAQYALKQYADKFIYIPNYVDTAELDQPKTEDARFNLGIVGIVPRMKRFDRALDILEGLRKKDKRYQLFVKGKLAKEYPWMLNRPDEMKYYEEQEKRIESSPYLKGAVHYDGFSKDMGSWFSKIGYILSPSDFEGSHLSVAEAMASGSSPVIIKWDGADEIYPKENCFDHIPEAVNHILQETDVSFSDAILESKEFVQEFDLSEIHDQWEKVIL; via the coding sequence GTGAAGTTAACATGGCTTCCATGGTATAACAACAACATCATTCAGATCGCTTTGACAGAAATGGCTGAAAAAAACGTGCCGAAAGCCAAGGTCGCAAAAAATTATATTGAACAGATGAAGGTTGTTTGGGAAAAAGAAGGGCGTCAAAAAGCGGAGGAGTACATTGTAAATTCTCAACTGCCTGCTTACCACAGAGCAGACCTGTATGAAGCACTTGCGGACATGGAAAGTGTGTCAATGAAGGGGCGCTACTATCTTTTGGCATACCAGGAAGACCCTGAATATGAAAGGGCCGCCAAAATGTTCCGTCGTATCGTTGATGCCGGTCTGCTCGAAACGGCCAAAAAAATCCTCGAGGATTTCGAACGGAAAAACTACTCCGTCCAGCCGGCCGATCTGCGCAACGTCAATTATGCCAGAGGCTATGTCTCGCTGTACAACCGTCTGCCGCAACTGTCTTCAGGTGTGGTCAAGCCCCTGGAAGAGAACACGCACAAGGTCATGATGTTCCTGCATGCGTCCCTGCCTCATCATTCCAACGGCTACGCAACCCGGTCGCATGCCGTATTGACCACGCTGCTGAAAACATCCAGCTACAGTGTTGAAGGCGTAACACGTTCGGGATACCCGCTCGATGTGGGTATCAAAACCTTCGAAGAGAAGGATGTCGTAGATGGTGTGAGCTACTCCAGGCTGAGCGCTGCCCATTACTATGACCAGCCGATGGACCAGTACATCATGACGGCTGCCGATGAGATAGAAGAACGGCTTGTCGAAGAACAACCTTCGATTGTCCATTCCGCCTCCGCATTCTATACGGCACTTCCGGCGCTTATCGCGGCCCGGCGGTTGGGCATTCCCTTCGTCTACGAAGTGCGCGGACTCTGGGAGATCACACGGGCTTCGACACTGCCGGGATGGGGAGAAACAGAACGTTTCACTCTGGAAAGCAGTCTGGAAGCCCTTGTGGCAAAGGAAGCCGACCAGGTTGTCGCGATTACCAGCGGGCTGAAAGACGAACTCGTACGCCGCGGGGTGGATGAAGCGAAGATTACCATCATCCCCAACGCCATCAACACAGAACATTTCAAGCCTCTTGAGCCGAACGAAGCACTGAGAAAGAAGATCGGGCTGAAAGATGCCCCGACCATCGGCTACGTGGGTTCTATTGTCGATTATGAAGGTCTTGACGATCTGGTAGAAGCCCTTTCGCTCTTGAAACGTAATGGTGTGTCCTTTAACTTTTTACTGATCGGTGACGGCAATGCCTTGGCGGGGATCCGTCAAAAAGTTGCGGAACTGGAGCTTGAGGACGATGTCTTTATCCTTGGTAGAATCCCGCATCACGAAGTGCAGGATCACTATTCGCTGATCGATATCACACCGTTCCCGAGAAAGCCCCTGCAGGTGTGCGAAATGGTCTCTCCGCTCAAACCGTTCGAGGCCATGGCCCAGCAGAAAACGGTGATCGCATCCAGTGTAGACGCGCTGCAAGAGATCGTGCAGGACGGTAAAACAGGACTCCTGTTCGAGAAAGGTAACGTCGAAGACCTTGCCGCAAAACTTTCTGCCGTACTGACGGACAAAGCTTTGCGGGAGAGATTGGCGGAAAAAGGAAAAGAGTGGGTGCTTGCCAACCGCGACTGGTCACAGGTTGCGACGCGATTTGACGGTGTCTACGACAAAGCGTTTAGCATCAACCGGGACAGACTGATGTCGCAGATAGAAGAAGCAAAACGGATGCGTCCGCTGTCGCTTCTGGTCTACGGCGATCTTAACCTGAACTACGTGGACGGTTCGGCCATCTGGGCATGTTCGCTTGTCGAAATGCTCTCCGGTCTGAACCATGTCTCCGTTACGTTCTTACTGAAAGCAGACCTGACACACGATACGCTGATCGAGTCCCTGAAGCCGCTGAACAACGTCACTCTGATCTCACCTTCCGAAACATCCCAGAAGAGCAGAATGCTCAAGCCTGAACAGGCGATCGAGGTGCTCGAAGAACTGCAGCTGCAGAACAGCTTTGACGGCGTGATCCTAAGGGGGTTCGAGCTCAACAGACGTGCGGCGGAAAAAGAGGCGTTCAAGGGGCGCTTGTGGCCATATATGATCGATGTCTTCCATAAAAAGGATGAGTGGAACGAAACCATTCTCTCCGACGTCACAAAGATCGTAGACGCTTCCTATACCGTCTTCTGTCAGACGACCTACATCCAGGAGTTCCTCGAAGAGAAGATACCCGCCGCCAAAGGTAAAACCAGCCTGCTGCCTCCGATGGTCCCGGACCAGCCCGAACCGAAGAAGACCTTCGATACGGGCGTACGCGCCTTCAGAATCGTCTACGCGGGTAAATTCGATCCCCTGTGGGGCACGCGCGAGATGCTTTCGGCGTTCAGAGAGCTTCGCAAGAGGAAGAACAATGTCGAGCTCCACGTCTACGGCGACAAGATACACAACCCGCCCGAAGACCCCTCTTTCAGAAAAGAGATCGAAGAGGCGCTCAACAACACCGAAGGGCTTGTCTGGCACAAAGCCCGTCCTCGTGCCGAGGTCATCGCGGCGATGCGTACCTACGACCTTGCCTGGGCATGGAGACGCCCCGAGCTTGAAGAGAATACAGACGAAGTCTCGACCAAGTTCCTGGAGTATTCGAGCGTCGGCCTGCCGATGCTCGTCATCGGCAACAAGATTACGACGAAACTCCTGAGCGAGGCGTACCCGCTCTTTGTCAATTCGTATGACAGGCTGGTCCCGACCATCGAGTCGGTCATAAGCGACCCCGAAGCTATAAAGCGTGCATCATCGCTTGTGTACAAGGCCAGCAAGGCCTTTTCGTTCTCTGCTATCAGGGCAGGTTACATTGACGATCTTGTTGCGCCGCTTCGATCAAGAGAGACGCACAAGAGCGTGTTGTTTGCCGGGCATGACCTTAAGTTCGTCGAACGGTTGATGGCGCAGTTTGCGAACGGCGGCTACACCGTCCTCGTCGACAAGTGGCAGGGCCACAACAAACACGACGAGGCCAAAAGCAGGGAACTGCTGGAGCGTGCCGACATCATCTTCTGTGAATGGTGCCTGGGGAATGCTGTGTGGTATTCACATAACAAGCTGCCTTTCCAGAAGATGTTCATCCGTTTCCACCGTCAGGAGATCGAGACGGGTTATCCGGCCCAGGTCGATTATGCAGCAGTAGACAAAATGACGTTCATCGTCCCGCACATGCAGAGAAAGACGATTGCCCAGTATGCACTGAAGCAGTACGCGGACAAATTCATCTATATCCCGAACTATGTCGATACGGCAGAACTCGACCAACCCAAGACGGAAGATGCCCGTTTCAATCTCGGTATCGTCGGCATCGTTCCCAGGATGAAGCGGTTCGACCGGGCTCTGGACATCCTCGAGGGGCTGCGCAAGAAGGACAAGCGCTACCAGCTCTTTGTCAAGGGGAAACTGGCGAAAGAGTACCCCTGGATGCTGAATCGTCCCGACGAGATGAAGTACTACGAAGAGCAGGAGAAACGCATTGAAAGTTCGCCTTATTTAAAAGGTGCGGTACACTATGATGGTTTTAGTAAAGATATGGGAAGCTGGTTCAGTAAAATAGGCTATATTTTGTCTCCAAGTGACTTTGAAGGTTCACATCTCTCCGTAGCCGAGGCAATGGCTTCGGGCAGCTCGCCAGTCATCATAAAATGGGATGGGGCGGACGAGATCTACCCGAAAGAAAACTGTTTCGACCATATTCCTGAGGCGGTTAACCATATCTTGCAGGAAACGGACGTATCGTTTTCGGATGCTATACTCGAGAGCAAGGAATTTGTACAAGAGTTTGATCTGAGTGAAATCCATGATCAATGGGAGAAAGTTATTCTATGA
- a CDS encoding LamG-like jellyroll fold domain-containing protein has translation MNVITIGSCLSDMTANRAVIRFGGKRLGNVVHHRSDQFYHYYVKADKKQIPRKCIEQSLNPIEINSDDPNYVSFEAMLNNQYEGIGQHRTVEKYDFFDVLQNEKVDVFILDNYVDMSGRLSYPKFEEYSESPVFLRKNDFENYDDFFTLGDKISLENSAFYFREIITFLKATQPTASIYFIHYPYNTYEKNPKRQERAKEFEALFKSNEATIIPAPFIKKQFQLENDPAHFHDSIYVALAGFIHFHYEIHSHQAEVQQLLKLGKKFNGPEDYFPIPEIAFNADDSWTAAIKIYEFENDQLFNFFFGQRGTRNKSIVRRKNRLEFRADDDQYVGSVEFLTKTLNEVVVVYDEGKFIFYNNGKSSDVIEHPTSAVFDAIGSGYNGKQHEQPCLIETAAIWKKALIPEEVAHCFDKSLMEKDNDLVGYWELGKEADFDEGKKDDT, from the coding sequence ATGAATGTTATAACAATAGGTTCATGTCTTTCTGATATGACTGCTAATCGAGCTGTTATTAGATTTGGGGGCAAACGATTAGGAAATGTAGTCCATCATAGAAGCGATCAATTTTACCATTATTATGTAAAAGCCGACAAAAAACAAATACCGAGAAAATGCATTGAACAGTCACTAAATCCAATTGAAATAAATTCAGATGATCCGAATTATGTTTCTTTTGAAGCAATGTTAAATAACCAATATGAAGGAATTGGTCAGCATAGAACAGTAGAAAAATATGATTTTTTTGATGTGCTTCAAAATGAAAAAGTTGATGTATTTATTCTGGATAATTATGTAGATATGAGTGGAAGACTATCTTATCCAAAGTTTGAAGAGTATTCAGAATCTCCTGTTTTTTTACGCAAGAATGACTTTGAAAATTATGATGATTTTTTTACATTAGGTGATAAGATTTCGTTGGAAAATTCTGCTTTTTATTTCAGAGAAATTATTACATTCCTCAAAGCGACGCAACCAACTGCTAGTATTTATTTCATACATTATCCATATAACACTTATGAAAAAAACCCGAAAAGACAAGAAAGAGCCAAAGAGTTTGAAGCGCTTTTTAAAAGCAATGAAGCAACAATTATTCCTGCCCCATTTATCAAAAAACAATTTCAACTGGAAAATGATCCAGCACATTTCCACGATTCTATTTATGTTGCTCTCGCTGGTTTTATTCATTTTCATTATGAAATTCACTCACATCAAGCAGAAGTCCAACAATTATTGAAACTTGGAAAAAAGTTCAATGGTCCAGAAGATTATTTCCCAATACCAGAAATAGCGTTTAATGCTGATGATTCATGGACAGCTGCAATCAAGATATATGAATTTGAAAATGACCAGTTGTTTAACTTTTTTTTCGGTCAGCGTGGCACGAGAAATAAGAGTATTGTTAGAAGAAAAAATCGGCTTGAGTTCAGAGCAGATGATGATCAGTATGTTGGCAGCGTCGAGTTTTTAACAAAAACGCTAAATGAAGTTGTTGTTGTGTACGACGAAGGAAAGTTTATTTTTTATAACAATGGTAAGAGTTCGGATGTTATTGAGCATCCAACTTCTGCTGTTTTTGATGCTATTGGCAGTGGGTATAACGGTAAACAGCATGAACAGCCTTGTCTTATAGAGACAGCGGCAATTTGGAAAAAAGCTTTGATACCTGAAGAGGTTGCTCATTGTTTTGACAAAAGTCTCATGGAAAAAGACAACGATCTTGTTGGCTATTGGGAACTAGGAAAGGAAGCTGACTTTGATGAAGGGAAAAAAGATGATACTTAA